Proteins encoded in a region of the Gulosibacter sediminis genome:
- a CDS encoding cation:dicarboxylate symporter family transporter: MALSNQTPTGATRDAAKPRGIAGWDKHTWLYVSVILAVVLGAIVGLAAPDFAIGLEPLGTAFVGLIKMMIAPIIFCTIVVGVGSIAKAATVGKIGGLALIYFLVMSTFALAIGLVVGNIIHPGDGLNMAGSTYEATAEAQGTTDFLLGIIPTTFFAPFTGENVLQVLFIALITGFALQGLGKRGTPILGVVKQLQTLVFRILSMILWLAPIGAFGAIAAVIGKTGISAIFSLGLLMVAFYITCFLFVVVVLGTLLYAFTRVNVFRLIGYLGREYLLIVGTSSSESALPRLIAKMEHLGVAKPVVGITVPTGYSFNLDGTAIYLTMASLFIASGMGSPMSIGEQIGLLVFMIIASKGAAGVTGAGLATLAAGLQAYRPDLVGGVGVIVGIDRFMSEGRAITNFSGNAIATLLIGTWTKQVDMERVRLVLSGQLPFDESTLGADDHGADEHDAAEDAAAKPGAQFEQAGAR, translated from the coding sequence ATGGCTCTTTCGAATCAGACACCCACGGGTGCGACCCGGGATGCGGCAAAACCGCGCGGGATCGCCGGCTGGGACAAGCACACCTGGCTCTACGTTTCGGTAATTCTCGCGGTCGTGCTCGGCGCGATCGTCGGGCTCGCGGCACCCGACTTCGCGATCGGCCTCGAACCGCTCGGCACCGCGTTCGTCGGGCTGATCAAGATGATGATCGCGCCGATCATCTTCTGCACGATCGTCGTCGGCGTGGGCTCGATCGCGAAGGCCGCGACGGTCGGCAAGATTGGCGGCCTCGCGCTCATCTACTTCCTGGTGATGTCGACGTTCGCGCTCGCGATCGGCCTCGTCGTGGGCAACATCATCCACCCGGGCGACGGCCTGAACATGGCGGGCTCGACCTACGAGGCGACTGCCGAGGCGCAGGGCACGACCGACTTCCTGCTCGGCATCATCCCGACGACCTTCTTCGCCCCATTCACCGGCGAGAACGTGCTGCAGGTGCTCTTCATCGCGCTCATCACGGGCTTCGCGCTGCAGGGGCTCGGCAAGCGCGGCACGCCGATCCTCGGCGTCGTGAAGCAGCTGCAGACGCTCGTCTTCCGCATCCTCAGCATGATCCTCTGGCTCGCCCCGATCGGCGCGTTCGGCGCGATCGCCGCCGTCATCGGCAAGACCGGCATCAGCGCGATCTTCAGCCTCGGCCTGCTCATGGTCGCGTTCTACATCACCTGCTTCCTCTTCGTCGTAGTGGTGCTCGGCACGCTGCTGTACGCCTTCACTCGGGTGAACGTGTTCCGCCTCATCGGCTACCTCGGCCGCGAGTACCTGCTCATCGTCGGCACGAGCTCGTCGGAGTCGGCGCTGCCGCGTCTCATCGCGAAGATGGAGCACCTCGGCGTCGCGAAGCCCGTCGTCGGCATCACGGTGCCGACGGGCTACTCGTTCAACCTCGACGGCACCGCGATCTACCTCACGATGGCGTCGCTCTTCATCGCCTCTGGCATGGGCTCGCCCATGTCGATCGGTGAGCAGATCGGCCTGCTCGTGTTCATGATCATCGCCTCGAAGGGCGCCGCGGGCGTCACCGGCGCGGGCCTCGCGACGCTCGCCGCGGGCCTGCAGGCCTACCGCCCCGACCTCGTCGGCGGCGTCGGCGTCATCGTGGGCATCGATCGCTTCATGTCGGAGGGCCGGGCCATCACGAACTTCAGCGGCAACGCGATCGCGACCCTGCTCATCGGCACCTGGACGAAACAGGTCGACATGGAGCGCGTGCGCCTCGTGCTCTCGGGCCAGCTGCCGTTCGACGAGTCGACGCTCGGCGCCGACGACCACGGCGCCGACGAGCACGACGCGGCCGAGGATGCGGCGGCCAAGCCGGGCGCGCAGTTTGAGCAGGCCGGCGCTCGCTAG
- a CDS encoding ATP-binding protein: protein MARFRWSAATLVFVLVALASALFMAVTSTYLVIDARADARGDATVTTHAVSIALADSPLVREALAGDDAAATETLQPVVNEVEHDAGLDFVTIMRPDGTRVTHPTDAQVGAHYLGTIPDAPEPLSEEFVGSLGASIRTIVPVLDDDRVIGWVSSGITIRSIDAGLPQRLGAVAVVSLFVLLLGLGGAVLARRGIRQLAGDLPTSTIRDAVSSRESLRTLSSAMRAQAHEHGNRLHAAVGLLELGRTDEAISILTETAGRQQLLLDIAADGSRLEPAVQALLLGKASAAAERGIEWSIEIDPEAPRSTLSAVDAVSVCGNLIDNALDAAGEGGTPRWVEVSIMPGEDGAAVFAIADSGPGFAPGIEARMFEEGVSSKPSDASGRGVGLALVRSIVDAVGGTIEVSKAPTLFTVTLPGRAVQEENQR from the coding sequence ATGGCACGATTTCGCTGGAGCGCCGCGACGCTCGTGTTCGTGCTCGTCGCGCTCGCCTCGGCCCTGTTCATGGCGGTCACGTCGACCTACCTCGTTATCGACGCACGGGCCGATGCCCGCGGCGACGCCACGGTAACGACACACGCCGTGTCAATCGCACTCGCCGACTCGCCGCTCGTGCGCGAGGCGCTCGCGGGCGACGACGCCGCCGCAACCGAGACCCTCCAGCCCGTCGTGAACGAGGTCGAGCACGACGCCGGCCTCGACTTCGTGACGATCATGCGCCCCGACGGCACGCGCGTCACGCATCCGACCGACGCGCAGGTCGGCGCGCACTACCTCGGCACGATTCCGGATGCGCCCGAGCCGCTCTCGGAGGAGTTTGTCGGCTCGCTCGGCGCCTCGATTCGCACGATCGTGCCAGTGCTCGACGACGACCGCGTAATCGGCTGGGTCTCGTCGGGCATCACGATCCGGAGCATCGACGCGGGACTGCCGCAGCGGCTCGGGGCCGTCGCAGTCGTGTCGCTGTTCGTGCTGCTCCTCGGGCTCGGTGGCGCGGTGCTGGCGCGCCGGGGCATTCGTCAGCTCGCCGGAGATCTTCCCACCTCGACCATCCGCGACGCGGTGTCGTCGCGCGAGTCGCTGCGCACGCTGAGCTCCGCGATGCGCGCCCAGGCGCACGAGCACGGCAACCGCCTGCACGCGGCCGTCGGCCTGCTCGAGCTCGGGCGCACCGACGAGGCGATCAGCATCCTCACCGAAACCGCGGGCCGGCAGCAACTGCTGCTCGACATTGCGGCCGACGGCAGCCGGCTCGAGCCCGCCGTGCAGGCGCTGCTGCTCGGCAAGGCATCGGCCGCGGCCGAGCGCGGCATCGAATGGTCGATTGAGATCGACCCCGAGGCGCCCCGTTCGACGCTGAGCGCCGTCGACGCCGTCTCGGTGTGCGGCAACCTCATCGACAACGCCCTCGACGCGGCGGGCGAGGGCGGGACCCCACGCTGGGTCGAGGTGTCGATCATGCCCGGCGAGGACGGCGCGGCCGTCTTCGCGATCGCCGACAGCGGGCCCGGCTTCGCGCCCGGCATCGAGGCGCGGATGTTCGAGGAGGGCGTGTCGTCGAAGCCGAGTGACGCGTCGGGTCGCGGCGTCGGCCTCGCCCTCGTACGATCAATCGTCGATGCGGTCGGTGGCACGATCGAAGTGAGCAAGGCACCGACGCTGTTCACGGTGACGCTGCCGGGCCGCGCCGTGCAGGAGGAGAATCAACGGTGA
- a CDS encoding response regulator — protein sequence MINVLLVDDEPLALEAHREYIGRIDGFRVVAEAAGARAALDRLAPSIRGGASDAIDLVLLDMTMPDGTGIDVLRYARAKATPVDVIALTSVRDPEVVRQVIMLGAVQYLVKPFTFADVRERLEQYRDYRARVLDASGAATQSEIDAMLGALRPAPTALPKGLSPQSLEAVLGVVRARAQVTAAEAAEVAGISRVTARRYLEHLAELGRVERVAHYGTGGRPRSEYRWRDVP from the coding sequence GTGATTAATGTGCTGCTGGTCGACGACGAGCCCCTCGCGCTCGAGGCGCATCGCGAGTACATCGGGCGGATCGACGGCTTTCGCGTCGTCGCCGAGGCCGCCGGGGCACGGGCCGCGCTCGATCGACTGGCCCCGAGCATCCGCGGCGGAGCCAGCGATGCGATCGACCTCGTGCTGCTCGACATGACGATGCCCGACGGCACCGGCATCGACGTGCTCCGCTACGCGCGAGCGAAGGCAACCCCGGTCGATGTGATCGCGCTCACGAGCGTGCGCGACCCCGAGGTGGTGCGGCAGGTGATCATGCTCGGCGCCGTGCAGTACCTCGTAAAACCGTTCACCTTCGCCGATGTTCGCGAGCGACTCGAGCAGTATCGCGACTATCGTGCGCGGGTACTCGATGCATCCGGCGCCGCAACGCAGTCGGAAATCGACGCGATGCTCGGCGCGCTGCGGCCGGCGCCGACGGCGCTGCCGAAGGGGCTGTCACCCCAGTCGCTCGAGGCGGTGCTCGGGGTCGTGCGCGCGCGGGCGCAGGTGACGGCGGCCGAGGCGGCCGAGGTGGCGGGGATATCGCGCGTGACGGCGCGGCGCTACCTTGAGCACCTGGCCGAGCTCGGCAGGGTCGAACGCGTGGCGCACTACGGCACGGGCGGGCGGCCGCGCTCGGAATACCGCTGGCGCGACGTGCCGTAG
- a CDS encoding MFS transporter, whose product MSNATLTHATNPTDLRSERRKVVAASMIGTTIEWYDFFIYASSAALVFNTLFFEPAGAELGLLISFATIGLSFLFRPLGAMICGHLGDLFGRKRILVATLVIMGVATFLVGLLPTYHDIGIMAPILLASLRILQGLSAGGEWGGAALMAVEYAPTNKRGAFGVAPQVATPIAMLLASGVIALMTIIAPGDAYLEWGWRVPFMLSALLVVVGLVVRHSVEESPVFREMEKKSQKARVPLVTLFRRHTPLVLIAALTFAGNNGAGYMIAGGFIQNQAVAPTNGNMNLTAVLISMAISSVSWGVFTVIGGFLSDRIGRRAMYLIGWTVLLVAIFPMLWSISSQNVVTLTVGVSFFAAGLGLSYGPQSAYFAELFPASVRYSGASISYALGAILGGAFAPLIATALVQATGSTTSVGIYLIGLVLVATIATLLLRERRGIPLDAAHEEEQAKPPFIWAKR is encoded by the coding sequence ATGTCGAACGCCACCCTCACGCACGCCACAAACCCGACTGATTTACGCAGCGAACGGCGCAAAGTCGTCGCTGCCTCGATGATCGGTACCACGATCGAGTGGTACGACTTCTTCATTTACGCCAGCTCGGCCGCGCTGGTCTTCAATACGCTTTTCTTTGAGCCCGCCGGCGCCGAACTCGGCCTGCTCATCTCGTTCGCCACGATCGGCCTGAGCTTCCTGTTCCGCCCGCTCGGTGCGATGATTTGCGGCCACCTCGGTGACCTCTTCGGTCGCAAGCGAATCCTCGTCGCCACACTCGTGATAATGGGTGTCGCGACGTTCCTCGTCGGGCTCTTGCCGACTTACCACGACATCGGCATCATGGCGCCAATCCTGCTCGCGTCGCTGCGCATACTTCAGGGCCTCTCGGCGGGCGGTGAGTGGGGCGGCGCCGCACTCATGGCGGTCGAGTACGCACCGACGAACAAGCGGGGCGCCTTCGGCGTCGCGCCGCAGGTCGCAACCCCCATTGCCATGCTGCTTGCGAGCGGTGTCATCGCGCTCATGACCATCATCGCGCCGGGCGACGCCTACCTCGAGTGGGGCTGGCGTGTGCCCTTCATGCTGAGCGCGCTGCTTGTTGTTGTCGGCCTTGTCGTGCGTCACTCCGTCGAAGAGAGCCCGGTGTTCCGTGAAATGGAGAAGAAGAGTCAGAAGGCCCGCGTACCGCTCGTCACGCTGTTCCGTCGACACACGCCGCTCGTGCTCATCGCAGCGCTTACCTTCGCCGGCAACAACGGCGCGGGCTACATGATCGCCGGCGGGTTCATTCAGAACCAGGCTGTCGCGCCGACGAACGGCAATATGAACCTCACCGCGGTGCTCATCTCTATGGCGATTTCGTCGGTGTCGTGGGGCGTATTTACCGTCATCGGAGGATTCCTATCCGACCGCATCGGTCGCCGTGCTATGTATCTCATCGGCTGGACGGTGCTGCTCGTCGCGATCTTCCCGATGCTCTGGTCGATCAGCAGCCAGAACGTCGTGACGCTGACCGTCGGTGTCTCGTTCTTCGCGGCGGGCCTCGGACTTAGCTACGGACCGCAGTCGGCCTACTTTGCCGAGTTGTTCCCTGCATCCGTGCGCTACTCGGGCGCCTCGATCTCGTACGCCCTCGGCGCGATTCTTGGCGGTGCCTTCGCCCCGCTCATCGCAACCGCGCTCGTACAGGCGACCGGCAGCACGACCTCGGTGGGTATCTATCTGATCGGTCTCGTGCTCGTTGCGACGATTGCCACGCTGCTGCTGCGCGAGCGCCGTGGCATCCCGCTCGACGCCGCGCACGAGGAGGAGCAGGCGAAGCCTCCGTTCATCTGGGCCAAGCGCTGA
- a CDS encoding dihydroxy-acid dehydratase: MSQEGIDRRGGELFQQEGQDGLLHRAFLRGAGHSAEEVRRSPVIGIASTASELNPCNQGLSGLARHVKAGITAAGGLPLEFPTISISEPFSRPTSMVLRNLLSMDVEEMINAAPLDGVVLLGGCDKTIPAQMMGAVSANIPALILAAGHRPVSRYQDNDKFTVDDIWPVCESRRIGDVDDASWAELEASANIGVGTCNVMGTATTMAVIAEVLGFAPPGSSLPSAASKARMDIARLTGEQIVEHVRAQRLPAARITLESLENAFRVVAALGGSTNALIHLEAIAGRAGLRIGFGRFREWSNTTELLANVRPTGDHLLDELDRAGGVVEVMRRLGTRIHPTTLTSNGTSWGEVLAEQPQKSGPAIRDDASAPEANAGLRMLRGNLAPEGCVMKLNPGMPTQFLGKAIVFDGLDDLHARIDDPALEADENSILVLRGLGVRGAPGMPEVGHIPIPEQLQRRGVTDLLRISDARMSGTSTGSVVLHVSPEAAVGGPLAQLNTGDTLFVDAIAGTIEHRVPAEEFERRPAATPPAPAERGYRWLFQQYVTQPHEGCDFTFLESNGTPK, encoded by the coding sequence ATGTCGCAAGAGGGAATCGACCGCCGCGGAGGCGAGCTCTTTCAACAGGAGGGCCAGGACGGCCTGCTGCATCGCGCGTTTCTGCGAGGCGCCGGACACAGCGCCGAGGAGGTGCGCCGCTCACCCGTGATCGGAATCGCGTCGACCGCGAGCGAGCTCAACCCCTGCAACCAGGGACTTTCGGGACTGGCCCGGCATGTGAAGGCCGGCATCACGGCGGCCGGTGGTCTGCCCCTCGAGTTCCCGACGATTTCGATCTCCGAACCCTTCTCACGCCCGACCAGCATGGTGCTGCGCAACCTGTTGTCGATGGACGTCGAGGAGATGATCAATGCGGCGCCCCTCGACGGCGTCGTGCTGCTCGGCGGCTGCGACAAGACCATCCCGGCCCAGATGATGGGCGCCGTGAGCGCGAACATCCCCGCGCTGATCCTCGCGGCGGGGCACCGGCCCGTGTCGAGATACCAGGACAACGACAAGTTCACTGTCGACGACATCTGGCCGGTCTGCGAGTCCCGCCGCATTGGCGACGTCGACGACGCGTCGTGGGCCGAGCTCGAGGCGAGCGCCAACATCGGTGTCGGCACCTGCAACGTGATGGGCACCGCCACGACGATGGCGGTCATCGCCGAGGTGCTCGGCTTCGCTCCCCCGGGCTCCTCGCTGCCTTCGGCCGCGAGCAAGGCCCGCATGGACATCGCCCGCCTCACCGGCGAACAGATCGTCGAGCACGTGCGGGCACAGCGGCTGCCCGCCGCGCGCATCACGCTCGAGTCGCTCGAGAACGCATTCCGCGTCGTCGCCGCGCTCGGCGGCTCAACCAACGCGCTGATTCATCTCGAGGCCATCGCCGGCCGGGCCGGGCTCCGCATCGGCTTCGGCCGGTTCCGCGAGTGGAGCAATACGACTGAGCTGCTCGCGAACGTGCGCCCGACCGGCGACCACCTCCTCGACGAGCTCGACCGCGCGGGCGGCGTGGTCGAGGTGATGCGGCGGCTCGGCACACGCATCCACCCCACGACGCTGACCTCGAACGGCACGTCATGGGGTGAGGTCCTCGCCGAGCAGCCACAGAAGTCCGGGCCCGCGATTCGCGACGACGCGAGCGCCCCCGAGGCAAACGCAGGCCTCCGGATGTTGCGCGGCAACCTCGCGCCGGAGGGCTGCGTCATGAAACTCAACCCGGGCATGCCGACGCAGTTTCTCGGCAAGGCGATCGTGTTCGATGGGCTCGATGACCTCCACGCACGCATCGACGACCCGGCCCTCGAGGCCGACGAGAACAGCATCCTCGTGCTCCGCGGCCTCGGTGTGCGGGGCGCCCCCGGCATGCCGGAGGTCGGGCACATCCCGATCCCAGAGCAGCTGCAGCGCCGCGGCGTCACCGATCTGCTTCGCATTTCGGATGCGCGCATGAGCGGCACCTCGACCGGCTCCGTCGTGCTCCATGTCAGCCCCGAAGCAGCCGTCGGAGGCCCCCTCGCCCAGCTCAACACGGGCGACACCCTTTTCGTCGACGCGATCGCGGGCACGATAGAGCACCGCGTTCCCGCCGAGGAGTTCGAACGCCGCCCGGCCGCCACGCCGCCTGCCCCCGCGGAGCGCGGGTACCGGTGGCTGTTCCAGCAGTACGTCACGCAGCCGCACGAGGGGTGCGACTTCACGTTCCTCGAATCGAACGGGACGCCCAAATGA
- a CDS encoding NAD(P)-dependent oxidoreductase, which translates to MTTRATPQIGMVGAGVMGLPLARRLTDAGHGPLVWLRSEAKLQVLKAEGLAATTERAELRGRDVVVSCLLDEHAVREVYFGSDGLASLLDPGALIVEHATLAPEFVVETAAELAKLGIRFADAPVSGGPAGAEQGTLSAMVGCVSSDFDEIEALLQPTCASVVRAGPVGAGETLKLVNQFLVAAHSVAAADAAALLRQAGVAPDVALQALSGGWAGSRRLELQLVDSMTGEFAPDGAGLTKFEKDLRHVHELVASSGVRSALLPSIEASWFAASGAHPDASFAALVTSSLPDTAPVTDPNVTE; encoded by the coding sequence ATGACTACCCGCGCGACACCGCAAATCGGCATGGTCGGCGCCGGAGTTATGGGGCTCCCTCTGGCTCGACGCCTCACCGACGCTGGCCATGGACCCCTGGTCTGGCTAAGGAGCGAGGCGAAACTGCAGGTGCTCAAGGCCGAGGGGCTCGCGGCGACGACCGAGCGCGCCGAGCTGCGCGGCCGCGACGTCGTCGTGTCGTGCCTGCTCGACGAGCATGCGGTGCGGGAGGTTTACTTCGGGTCTGACGGCCTCGCGTCGCTCCTCGATCCAGGCGCCCTCATCGTCGAGCACGCCACGCTCGCGCCCGAGTTCGTCGTCGAGACAGCGGCCGAGCTCGCGAAGCTTGGCATCCGGTTCGCGGATGCCCCGGTCTCGGGTGGGCCAGCCGGCGCCGAGCAGGGCACACTCTCGGCAATGGTCGGCTGCGTCTCCAGCGACTTCGACGAGATCGAGGCACTGCTGCAGCCCACGTGCGCGAGCGTCGTCCGCGCCGGCCCGGTCGGCGCCGGTGAAACCCTCAAGCTCGTCAATCAGTTCCTTGTCGCGGCGCACTCGGTCGCCGCCGCGGATGCCGCCGCGCTGCTGCGGCAAGCCGGCGTGGCACCGGACGTCGCGCTCCAGGCCCTGTCGGGCGGCTGGGCCGGCTCGCGCCGCCTCGAGCTACAGCTGGTCGACTCGATGACCGGCGAGTTTGCGCCCGACGGCGCGGGGCTCACGAAGTTCGAGAAGGATCTTCGCCACGTGCACGAGCTCGTCGCAAGCTCCGGCGTGCGCAGCGCACTCCTCCCGAGCATCGAGGCGAGCTGGTTTGCGGCGAGCGGTGCGCACCCCGACGCATCCTTCGCCGCCCTCGTGACCTCGTCGCTGCCCGACACCGCTCCCGTAACCGACCCGAACGTAACAGAGTAG
- a CDS encoding SDR family NAD(P)-dependent oxidoreductase — protein MKSAIVTGSTSGIGKATALRLYERGYGIVFNGYRTQQQGDELVAQLGERAAYVDGDVGDSSVAALLRDRALAEFGRLDLVVNNAGIAKPIPHPDLQAVEDDFWDTVMRTNLKGPWNLVRACAGALAEAKGQVINVASIAGLSVDGSSIPYAVSKAGVIHLTKLLAVALGPSVRVNAIAPGYVDTPLTNSWTAARERILATAPAGRLGEVEDAAQAILALADLGYVTGQILAVDGGVSLV, from the coding sequence ATGAAGAGCGCCATCGTCACCGGCTCGACCAGCGGCATCGGCAAGGCCACCGCGCTTCGTCTATACGAGCGGGGGTACGGCATCGTGTTCAACGGCTACCGCACGCAGCAGCAGGGCGACGAGCTCGTGGCGCAGCTCGGCGAGCGCGCTGCCTACGTCGATGGAGACGTTGGCGACTCATCGGTAGCCGCGCTGCTGCGCGATCGCGCGCTCGCAGAGTTCGGCCGACTCGACCTCGTCGTGAACAACGCGGGCATCGCAAAGCCGATCCCCCACCCCGACCTGCAGGCCGTCGAGGACGACTTCTGGGATACGGTCATGCGCACGAACCTCAAGGGCCCATGGAACCTCGTGCGGGCCTGCGCCGGAGCCCTGGCCGAGGCGAAGGGACAGGTCATCAACGTCGCCTCGATCGCGGGGCTCTCGGTTGACGGCAGCTCGATCCCGTACGCCGTCTCCAAGGCTGGCGTCATCCACCTGACGAAGCTCCTCGCCGTCGCCCTCGGGCCGAGCGTTCGAGTCAACGCCATAGCCCCGGGCTACGTCGACACTCCACTCACGAACTCCTGGACCGCCGCCCGCGAGCGCATCCTCGCCACCGCGCCTGCCGGTCGGCTTGGTGAGGTCGAGGACGCGGCTCAGGCGATCCTCGCGCTCGCCGATCTAGGCTACGTAACAGGCCAGATTCTGGCCGTTGACGGGGGCGTTAGCCTAGTTTGA
- a CDS encoding GntR family transcriptional regulator, translated as MQSRTESLLVAIRDRIRTAQIAPGEVIAENQFTEEFGVSRTPVRETFRLLTTEGWLQVLPRKGYLVRPLNLTDIREVMDMRIILEPELAARAAIAPAREAIAEIEEIIANQHQSGIGLAQQVEFAAEFHVKVAMLSGNHRAASTLRPLVDEINRLHFVLPGLGAHISSTTEREAHESILAAIARNDGEAARALQLQHLEESQSAMLRAF; from the coding sequence ATGCAGTCGAGAACAGAATCGCTGCTCGTCGCGATTCGAGACCGAATCCGAACGGCGCAGATAGCCCCGGGCGAAGTGATCGCGGAAAACCAGTTCACCGAAGAGTTCGGTGTCTCACGCACACCGGTGCGCGAGACCTTCCGCCTGCTCACAACCGAGGGCTGGCTCCAGGTGCTTCCCCGCAAGGGCTACCTCGTGCGGCCGCTCAACCTCACCGACATTCGCGAGGTCATGGACATGCGCATCATCCTCGAGCCGGAGCTCGCGGCGCGCGCCGCGATCGCCCCAGCGAGGGAGGCGATCGCCGAGATCGAGGAGATCATCGCGAACCAGCATCAGTCCGGCATCGGCCTTGCCCAGCAGGTTGAGTTCGCGGCCGAGTTCCACGTCAAGGTGGCGATGCTGAGCGGCAACCACCGCGCCGCCTCAACGCTGCGGCCACTCGTCGACGAGATCAATCGGCTGCACTTCGTGTTGCCGGGCCTCGGCGCCCACATCTCGTCGACGACCGAACGCGAGGCGCACGAGTCCATCCTCGCCGCGATCGCTCGCAACGACGGCGAAGCAGCTCGCGCCCTGCAACTCCAACATCTCGAGGAGTCACAGAGCGCGATGCTGCGAGCGTTCTAG
- a CDS encoding alpha/beta hydrolase codes for MREAAKRRRARLIGAGAITLTASLVLSGCTLIQELQTPDEQQTNEEETDGDSDGAVGIPESVAPGGEDFYEQGIEWGECPEEYAAADDTAECAYVDAPLNWADPGSDEPIELALVKLPATGGNSQGALFTNPGGPGAGGVDFVAQSGDYMFSSELRENFDIVGWDPRGVGYSSSVYCVDDAGMDDYLYGVPDGYADMTEDELLAYQQAKAAAFGDSCYENTGPLLEYVDTKSTVQDLDMLRYVVGEGSALNYFGFSYGTDIGAQYIDMFPEQVGRVVLDGATDPTVPMFDVILDQQEKFSDSIRAYLEDCLTAAECPFDQAGGVDGAIDEISDIMNDVDEATPRASDGRVFTSSIIYQAIVAGMYDETSWQYVTQAFVQWEHNKDSSIFFALTDSYNGRDPSGTYYSNQEEAFTAINCLDYPLVTDKATIKEFNQKLQDVTLFQDPMSEAQLEVGDVTCENWPVQSRVTEQQPVVGAGAAPVLVVATTNDPATPLKWAEAVAEQLESASLLVYEGEGHIAYDEGSECVIGTVDDYLITGNLPEGDINC; via the coding sequence ATGCGAGAAGCAGCGAAGCGACGACGAGCAAGACTGATTGGCGCCGGGGCGATCACGCTCACCGCATCCCTCGTGCTCAGCGGCTGCACCCTGATTCAGGAGCTGCAGACGCCCGACGAGCAGCAGACGAACGAGGAAGAGACCGACGGCGACAGCGACGGCGCCGTTGGCATCCCCGAGTCGGTCGCGCCGGGCGGCGAAGACTTTTACGAGCAGGGCATCGAGTGGGGCGAGTGCCCCGAGGAGTATGCGGCGGCCGACGACACCGCCGAGTGCGCCTACGTTGACGCGCCCCTGAACTGGGCCGATCCCGGCTCCGATGAGCCCATCGAGCTCGCACTCGTGAAACTGCCCGCCACCGGCGGCAACTCGCAGGGCGCGCTGTTCACGAACCCGGGTGGCCCGGGTGCGGGCGGCGTCGACTTCGTCGCGCAGAGCGGCGACTACATGTTCTCGAGCGAGCTGCGCGAGAACTTCGACATCGTCGGCTGGGACCCCCGCGGCGTCGGCTACTCGAGCTCGGTCTACTGCGTCGACGACGCGGGCATGGACGACTACCTCTACGGTGTGCCCGACGGCTACGCCGACATGACCGAGGATGAGCTGCTCGCGTATCAGCAGGCGAAGGCCGCCGCGTTCGGCGACTCCTGCTACGAGAACACCGGCCCGCTGCTCGAGTACGTCGACACGAAGTCGACGGTGCAGGACCTCGACATGCTCCGCTACGTCGTGGGCGAGGGCAGCGCGCTGAACTACTTCGGCTTCTCGTACGGCACCGACATCGGTGCTCAGTACATCGACATGTTCCCCGAGCAGGTCGGTCGCGTCGTGCTTGACGGCGCCACCGACCCGACCGTGCCGATGTTCGACGTGATCCTCGACCAGCAGGAGAAGTTCAGCGACTCGATCCGCGCGTACCTCGAGGATTGCCTCACCGCGGCCGAGTGCCCCTTTGACCAGGCGGGCGGCGTCGACGGCGCGATCGACGAGATCAGCGACATCATGAATGACGTCGACGAGGCGACCCCGCGCGCCTCCGACGGCCGCGTGTTCACCTCGAGCATCATCTACCAGGCGATCGTCGCGGGCATGTACGACGAGACGAGCTGGCAGTACGTCACGCAGGCGTTCGTGCAGTGGGAGCACAATAAGGACTCGAGCATCTTCTTCGCGCTCACCGACTCGTACAACGGCCGCGACCCGAGCGGCACGTACTACTCAAACCAGGAAGAGGCGTTCACCGCGATCAACTGCCTCGATTACCCGCTCGTGACCGACAAGGCGACGATCAAGGAGTTCAACCAGAAGCTGCAGGACGTCACGCTGTTCCAGGATCCGATGTCGGAGGCGCAGCTCGAGGTCGGCGACGTCACCTGCGAGAACTGGCCCGTGCAATCGCGCGTGACCGAACAGCAGCCCGTCGTCGGTGCCGGCGCGGCCCCCGTGCTCGTCGTCGCGACGACGAATGACCCCGCGACCCCGCTCAAGTGGGCCGAGGCCGTCGCCGAGCAGCTCGAGTCGGCGTCGCTCCTCGTATACGAGGGCGAGGGCCACATTGCCTACGACGAGGGCAGCGAGTGCGTTATCGGCACGGTCGATGACTACCTGATCACGGGCAACCTACCCGAGGGCGACATCAACTGTTAG